A stretch of the Candidatus Binatia bacterium genome encodes the following:
- a CDS encoding 3-hydroxyacyl-[acyl-carrier-protein] dehydratase FabZ: MKPEPLTPCARERDLAPRLPHAYPFRMLDGAIMLEPGRWAVGMKNITRDDPLVDGEGALVPVLLAEAMAQIAGLTVSDASDPTSPAVLAQIDRFRCHLPIVVGDRLLVVARVVRRFGSTVKVRASVKVAGRFRAAAELVLHCPQAVQREQ; this comes from the coding sequence ATGAAGCCCGAACCCCTGACACCGTGCGCCCGGGAGCGAGACCTGGCTCCCCGGCTCCCGCACGCGTACCCGTTTCGTATGCTCGACGGCGCCATCATGCTGGAGCCGGGCCGGTGGGCGGTGGGCATGAAGAATATCACGCGCGATGATCCGCTGGTCGATGGCGAGGGGGCGCTCGTGCCCGTTCTGCTTGCCGAGGCGATGGCCCAGATCGCCGGCCTGACGGTGTCTGATGCCTCGGACCCTACGTCCCCGGCTGTGCTGGCGCAAATCGACCGCTTCCGCTGTCATTTGCCGATTGTGGTTGGGGACCGCTTGCTGGTGGTGGCGCGGGTGGTGCGGCGATTTGGCTCGACGGTAAAGGTGAGAGCCAGCGTGAAGGTGGCGGGCCGTTTCCGTGCCGCTGCCGAGTTGGTGCTACATTGTCCGCAGGCAGTACAGCGCGAGCAATGA
- a CDS encoding MMPL family transporter, with translation MSFPYAVWVAAIERHHRLIVVASVVVCLLSALSLTRLHLDIDVLNMLPQGRPAFDDFKSFMADFGELNQLVVMIEGEPADRLQAFADAFAVRLAGLDTVAAVHSRIDVQQILDGVLGRYLYNYLTEKDYAELAQRLTPAGIDVQVAADRAILSAPFDLSATKAVVEDPLGVRRLAAGAFAESYTGVAPSLSGGYFGSSDGNALLVLVRPKQSAFEGGFSERLMGQVRAAEAETRAAVEAQHAAVAVGAQHAAPLRVAYTGSYVYAIEDAATLQGDVSRYTALALIGVLAVFYVGYRNLRILPFVTYPLIVTTLVTFALSLLLFKELNAVSISFAAILYGLSIDSGIYFYSRLLQERQHQSLRAAVTATLAGLGRANLVATTTTAAAFFVIGFSCLGAVRQLGFLTALGMLLTTAQFFTLYPALGFFVARPEHEGVGIFETRHLARVAEAAAKRAVPLATLAALLGVALLFAARQVTLDIHLTHLRPRHSEAARVQDEIAARFGWQESGGAVLVRRATLEEALVDSEAVGLQLLQYQSEGVLQSVQSVQAVLPSVRTQQARLALYDQLPRATAVEELRAALARHGFVAPRFADFLSQFRQPRRDIVGIDTPALAPLAFLVNHHVRVRQGESIVATYVQPAAGITLRTVAERLQHDAGNLRPILASRSLLEEELGAVLRRELARFFVLGLVGNFLLLLISFGSVGLAVAVLAPVVLVVIALFASMWATGIALDPVNLIVTALIFGIGVDYGVYIVARARERGSAPAAIRYTGRAVVVTALATITGFGFLGLSRYPALATMGLLTGLGLFLCLALSIILLPALMKLLWRNEGAQRWTQRL, from the coding sequence GTGAGCTTTCCCTACGCCGTCTGGGTTGCTGCCATCGAGCGCCATCACCGGCTGATCGTGGTCGCGTCAGTCGTGGTGTGTTTGCTGTCCGCACTCTCGTTGACACGCCTGCATCTCGACATCGATGTCCTCAACATGCTGCCGCAGGGCCGGCCGGCCTTCGACGACTTCAAGTCGTTCATGGCGGACTTCGGAGAGCTGAACCAGCTGGTGGTGATGATTGAGGGTGAACCGGCGGATCGGCTGCAGGCGTTTGCCGACGCCTTCGCGGTCCGCCTGGCGGGGCTCGACACGGTTGCCGCGGTCCACTCGCGGATCGACGTGCAGCAGATTCTCGACGGCGTCCTCGGCCGCTACCTGTACAACTATCTTACCGAGAAGGACTACGCCGAGCTGGCGCAGCGCCTGACGCCGGCTGGCATCGATGTGCAGGTCGCGGCCGACCGCGCCATACTCAGTGCCCCGTTCGATCTCAGCGCCACCAAGGCGGTCGTCGAAGATCCATTAGGCGTGCGGCGGCTGGCGGCCGGCGCCTTTGCAGAGTCGTACACGGGGGTGGCCCCCAGTCTGAGTGGCGGGTACTTCGGTTCAAGCGACGGGAATGCGTTGCTGGTGCTGGTGCGGCCGAAGCAGTCGGCCTTCGAGGGCGGCTTCAGCGAGCGCCTGATGGGTCAGGTGCGCGCGGCGGAGGCCGAAACCCGTGCTGCCGTAGAGGCGCAGCATGCTGCTGTAGCTGTAGGGGCGCAGCATGCTGCGCCTCTACGCGTGGCGTATACCGGCAGCTACGTGTACGCGATCGAGGACGCGGCGACGCTGCAAGGGGATGTCAGTCGGTACACAGCCCTGGCGCTCATCGGCGTGCTTGCCGTCTTTTATGTCGGCTACCGCAACCTTCGCATCTTGCCGTTCGTCACCTATCCACTGATCGTGACGACGCTGGTGACGTTTGCGTTATCGCTCCTCCTGTTCAAGGAGCTGAACGCCGTATCGATCAGCTTTGCCGCAATTCTCTACGGACTGTCGATCGATTCCGGTATCTACTTCTACTCGCGCCTGCTGCAAGAGCGGCAACACCAGAGTCTGCGTGCGGCGGTGACTGCCACGTTGGCAGGGTTGGGGCGGGCGAACCTGGTGGCAACGACGACGACGGCGGCGGCATTCTTTGTGATCGGGTTTTCCTGCCTCGGGGCAGTGCGCCAGCTCGGGTTCCTCACTGCCTTAGGCATGCTGCTGACGACGGCACAGTTCTTCACGCTCTATCCTGCGCTCGGCTTTTTCGTGGCGCGGCCGGAGCATGAAGGTGTCGGCATATTCGAGACCCGGCACCTGGCGCGTGTGGCTGAAGCCGCAGCGAAGCGGGCGGTACCGTTGGCGACCCTGGCGGCGTTGCTGGGCGTGGCGCTTCTGTTTGCCGCGCGCCAGGTGACGCTGGATATCCACCTGACGCATCTGCGGCCGCGCCATTCCGAGGCAGCACGGGTGCAGGACGAGATCGCGGCGCGGTTCGGCTGGCAGGAGTCGGGAGGTGCGGTGCTCGTCCGCCGTGCCACTCTGGAGGAGGCGCTGGTGGATAGTGAAGCGGTTGGGTTGCAGCTGCTGCAGTACCAGAGTGAGGGCGTGCTGCAATCGGTGCAGAGCGTCCAGGCGGTACTGCCGTCGGTCCGCACTCAGCAGGCGCGGCTCGCCCTATACGATCAGTTGCCGCGGGCGACGGCGGTCGAAGAGCTGCGCGCAGCGCTGGCGCGCCATGGCTTCGTGGCACCACGGTTTGCGGACTTTCTTTCGCAGTTCCGGCAGCCGCGCCGCGACATCGTCGGCATTGACACCCCGGCGCTGGCGCCGCTGGCGTTCCTCGTCAACCATCACGTGCGCGTGCGGCAGGGTGAGTCCATCGTGGCGACCTACGTGCAGCCAGCCGCGGGGATCACCCTGCGGACCGTGGCCGAACGCCTGCAGCACGACGCCGGCAATCTTCGCCCCATTCTGGCATCGCGTTCGCTCTTGGAGGAGGAGCTCGGAGCGGTGTTACGCCGCGAACTGGCGCGCTTCTTCGTCCTGGGGTTGGTCGGTAACTTCCTGCTCCTGTTGATCAGCTTCGGCAGCGTGGGCCTGGCGGTTGCCGTCCTCGCCCCGGTGGTGCTGGTCGTGATCGCACTTTTCGCGAGCATGTGGGCGACCGGCATTGCGCTCGATCCGGTCAACCTGATCGTGACGGCGCTCATCTTCGGCATCGGTGTCGACTACGGAGTCTACATCGTTGCCCGTGCCCGTGAACGAGGGAGTGCGCCGGCGGCCATTCGCTACACGGGCAGGGCGGTGGTAGTGACGGCGCTGGCTACGATCACCGGATTCGGATTCCTCGGGTTATCGCGCTATCCGGCCTTGGCGACCATGGGCTTACTCACCGGGTTGGGACTGTTTCTCTGCCTGGCCTTGTCTATTATTCTCCTGCCGGCGTTGATGAAGCTCTTGTGGAGGAACGAGGGGGCGCAAAGATGGACACAGCGACTGTAG